DNA from Mustela lutreola isolate mMusLut2 chromosome 6, mMusLut2.pri, whole genome shotgun sequence:
ttatttctattataaatgaCCATAACTTATGTGAAAGTATTTTTGCCATTCGATAGGAAAGGATGATTCTCAATTTAGAACAGAGAAAAACTGGTATGGCTAGAGCCTGATGAACTGGCTGTGAAACATAGCTTGGGTCCAGGAAAGCCATCAGATAAAATCTCCAATTTTTCACAATGGGAGAATTAGACTTTTTGTGtatccatttttttgtgtgttttgcatTTTGCCAACCTCCCCAATTCTTGGTCTTATAATGTTTCTTAATAATCAGGATATTGAACCTGGTGGGTGTTTAGAGTTCCACATATGTTGGACCTCACAGAACTAAAATATGGTGGTTGGATCTGACATATAAGGTGTTATAAAAATCAAACCAGGGGAAGCTTTCTTCACATTTAATTACTAAAAATCCACCTGAAACTCATTTTTATCCTTATCATTATCAAGGCAAAGGGATTGGCTTCAGTGTCCTCAGGTTTCACAGTCTGCATGCCTCCACTCACAGTGCACAGTCAGAGCAATCTTAGGATTTTGATAGTGatatatttatttcacaatttaagaaactgaggcatacacGTATTGAGAAGTAGTTTAAGGAGGTCATACAGATATggagtgataaaatatttttattccaggagtatttattacaaaattattttttgagttaCAATCTGAATAAAATAGGTTGAGACGGGTGTGGGTTCCATTAATCGTTCTTTTTTTCCAGGGACAAGCACTATCCTGATTCCACCAAACCTCCCCCTCTCTGAAGGATGACCTTGTGCCTCACAACTCCACTGAGATGCCCATGGGTTCTAAACCCACTGGAGATGTTCCTACTGATGACACTATTTGCTccattttttgtctttcattgtGTTTTGTCTGTTGTATTTCACAGCTTCCTTAAAAGTGATTGGACCGTCCCAGCCCATTCTTGTCAGAGTGGGAGAAGACATACAATTAACTTGTTACCTGTCCCCCAAGACTAATGCACAGAGCATGGAGGTGAGATGGGTCCAATCACGCCGTTATCCTGCTGTTTACACATATGTGGATGGGGAACATGTGACTGAAGAGCAGATGGCAGAATATAGAGGGAGGACATTGTTGGTGAGTGACGCCATTGATGAAGGGAGACTGACACTGCAGATATACAATGCTACAACATCAGATAATGGGCAGTACCGGTGCCTTTTTGAAAAAGACGGTGTGTATCAGGAGGCCAGTTTGGATCTGAAGATAGTAGGTAAGGATTCCAGATGTTTTGGATTCAACCTCTGTTCCTACTGCTTTAACATTCTAGTTTTTGGAAATTTTCCCAGGGACCTGAAATTTTTGGATTTTCACTTGTCAAATTTATACTCAACCCTCTGATGGATAAGAACTGTAGTACATACTTAAAGTTCACAAACTCAAATGGACCAGATATAATTCTCTGGGTGTAAAAACTGTGTACTTCCCATGATCTTTGTAAAATGACCACACATTTAGtaaaatttgagaattttattcCACAACTATACACAAAGCTCATTGTTTCATAGAGTGCTCTTAAAATTCTGAACAATGTACAGTTACTGGGAAGTATAGTTATGTGAAGACTAAACTATAtccatataaaagaaaaagtaaaagcatCAACAGAACTGGCAGGatggaagaagaaagacaaaatcaTTCCTTGCATCATAATTTACCACTGTTTATATTTGTGAGTAAGAATTGATTTTTCAAGATCAGCAAATGCCATTGAAGGCACAGGCCAACATCTTGGATAATTGGTTTGTTTGTCCCATTGATTTTGGGTCTTAATTCATAAACATAATCATAAAATATCCACAGGGGTACATATTGAGAAATTAAATGGACTCTTATTTTATGCCACTGGATGAACATGTTTATATAATGCTGATATTTGAGGATATTCTTTTACTCACTTTCTTTAATCCTGTCCATGTGATTCATATCTTGGTCAAAGCTATTTTGTTTTCAGatacagaagagaaaagattggatttaaaatttatcattccTGTGACTTTAATTGAGGATGACTTTaggaatacaaaaaataaaaataagcctaaCATAACAAAACTAGAAGCCATTCCAGCTAGTCTCTCTCATCCTTAGATGGAGTATAATTCCACTATAAACATTGTTCTTTCAGCCAAGGCTTTCCCATCTTTCCTCTCAGTGAAGTTACTGATGATATAACCACTTGCAGATGCTCTAGGTTTTGTTCCTTGATCTCTATTCTCCAGGTCTGGGGTCTTCCCCACTCATCACTGTAAAGGAACAGAAGGATGGAGAAATAGAACTGATATGCAGTTCAGAAGGGTGGTACCCAGAGCCCCATGCGCAATGGAAGGACATGGAAGGAAAGATAATACCATCATTTTCAGAGGTTCTGACTAAAGGCAGCCATGGACTGTTCCATGTGGAGACATCTCTACTGGTCATGAACAACTCTATTGTGAACATAACTTGTTCCATTCGCAACCCCCTTCTTGACGAGGAGAAAAAGGCAACTTTTTCTCTCTCAGGTTGGTGACTCCATGTGTTCCTCTCAACTTTGGGAAATACATATGAAGGTAAaccaagacttatttattttatcactctattatttttatatttttatttcttctttcttataaaaTCACCTGCTATCACTTCAGGACATGTGGAGATCCTACTGACATCCCTTGACTAAAGCCCTAAGGTTATATTGTTACATATACACTAACTTCTAAGACTTGACTCTACCATCACTGCAAGGACAAACTCTCTTCCTCTGATGTGAAACCagtatcactttttcttttccttattgtgGATTCTTTTTGTGATTCAAAACTAGTTTTCCTTAATACCATCTTCATGCCTGTGGATTAGGTAATTTTATCCTTTTCCTATCCTTGTTATTTCAGTGATGGCAGTGATATAATTggaaaagagacaagaaagaaatgtgtgtgtttgtgtgtgtgtgtgtgtgtttctgacaGGAGCAAACAATAAAGTTAGCATAAACTTTGGGTCTCCCCTCAATTTCTGCAGAGTAGAGAGGAACAGATCAGCTTCTTCCTTAAGAGATCCACTTCTCACTGTCTTCTCTAACTCAAGAGCTGCTCAGATAAAAAGAATGATCTTGGAATTTTCCCAGTTTCATGATTTAATGGGATTCTGGGTTTTCCATTTTAGAGCCCATGATGAGTTTTTCATGGAAGATAGTGCTTGTTTTGGTATTACCTCTTGTCACAACTGTAGTCCTGGTCAAGTGGAAGAGAGGTAAAAAAGGTAAGTCAGGTAAATAGTCAGGTATGGAGCATCCTTTGTAGGGGGAGCCTTGCTGTGCACCTTCCATAGCTTCTTTTTTGAGCAGTCACATGGGGGAGGCATGCAGTGAACATTCAGTCATTAATGAAACATGAGATTCCATGGCTTACATTCATGTAATGGAGGATCTGTGCTGAATGATACCAGAATTTATAGTGATAAGAGGAGCAAAAGGATTAAAAGACAGTAATTTGTTCCTCCTGTGAATATTCTCAAGTTATCTACTTAAAGGGGATAAAGAAAAAGGTAGCAGAGCCATCCATGCTTTCTCAGCTGAGAAATGAGACCTGATTGAGATTCTGTTGGCATGAACATTTcactaagatctttaaaaatatggtgaCTTGCTTATTGATGATTCTTGCTCTGTGGATGAAGGACTTCTGTGTGTCAATAGGTTGTTTTGTGTGCCCTATAAACTCCCTTCACTTCAAATTTCTTATGTTACCAAAAACTTTGGTTTGCCTGTTTGGATGTTGTTATcatggaatttatattttaaaatgctccaCAAATTGGTTAtgatcagaatttatttttttctctatagcaaATGTGACATTGGATCCAAATACAGCTCACCCAGGACTTATCCTTTCTGAGAGATATAAGCATGTGAACCATGAACATTCGTACAGCAATACATCTGATGGTGATTCAACAGCTTACTCAAAGGACCAGGCCAGGAGGGGCTCATAAGAGGGATATGGTGCTGAGAAATGGAGGCTGGGGACAAGACAGTATAGATCTTGTCCCAGGTATTGCCAAGAGCAATATAGGGAGGGAGTCATCCCTCTGTCACCTGAGAATGTGTTCAGACAATGAGTTGCTATAGAAGCCAGTACTGGGCCACTACATTTCCTCCAAGCCTCCTTTCCCTAATGATGACTCCAGAAAGGGTCAAAATCTTCCTTGACTAGCCTCCGGACACCTCTCGTTATAATATGACCAACAAGTGTCCTATCTAtacttttcttctctgaaaatatttatgcCTTCTTCATTCTTTAATGTGGGTTCTCCTGATATCTTTCCTACACCCAGGAGATTTTACAACGcctacaagggaaaaaaaaacaaccttggaTTCTGGAAACAAAGATTATATTCCAACTCTGAGTCTTCTTTACCCAGCTGCTTGAAGGGGCTCACATTATCATTCAGCTACAGAATCAAGATGCTTTAATGTCACTCTGGCTTCAAATTTGATCTGGAGGCTGATCCCTTCAAAGAACTCTTATCCCAAGTTCTCTGATATCCTGCCACTGATCACACCCTGATATGTGAGACCAAAGAAAATCCAATGGGAAATGAAATTAGGCATAGAGAAGGAAATGCAAGGAAGTTTATTTATAAGTTTCTTTATGAAGGTGGGGCTGAGGAAATAAGAAATACAgttaaagagtaaaagaaaatgcAGCTGAATAGAAGGATGAAATCTGATCAC
Protein-coding regions in this window:
- the BTNL2 gene encoding butyrophilin-like protein 2, whose translation is MVDLPGYSVFGAVASFFFVLLTLREPDTWRVIGPAYPILARIGEDVLLTCQLLPKRTTMHMKVIWYSSEPSTPVFAHWDGADMTEKQMEEYRGRVEWIKDGNHEGNVTLKINNIQPSDNGQYWCHFQENNYCGETSLLLQVAGLGSAPYIHVGGVVESGVQLVCTAKGWFPEPQVYWTDTTGEKFLAVSEHFIQDVNGLFYVETTLVVRNDSVQTVSCFIRNPILNEEKSSVISIPEKLQSELASLKVIGPSQPILVRVGEDIQLTCYLSPKTNAQSMEVRWVQSRRYPAVYTYVDGEHVTEEQMAEYRGRTLLVSDAIDEGRLTLQIYNATTSDNGQYRCLFEKDGVYQEASLDLKIVGLGSSPLITVKEQKDGEIELICSSEGWYPEPHAQWKDMEGKIIPSFSEVLTKGSHGLFHVETSLLVMNNSIVNITCSIRNPLLDEEKKATFSLSEPMMSFSWKIVLVLVLPLVTTVVLVKWKRGKKANVTLDPNTAHPGLILSERYKHVNHEHSYSNTSDGDSTAYSKDQARRGS